In one window of Miscanthus floridulus cultivar M001 chromosome 12, ASM1932011v1, whole genome shotgun sequence DNA:
- the LOC136496870 gene encoding protein NUCLEAR FUSION DEFECTIVE 4-like: MGKLAERLRAFSRNRWLVLVAAMWVQSMAGVGYLFGAISPVLKASLGYNQRQVAALAVAKNLGGYVGVVAGTLSAALPAWAMLLMGAAQNLLGYGWLWLIVARQAPPLNLWMMCVLIFIGNNSATYFNTASLVTCVQNFPRSRGPMVGILKGFLGLTSAILTQVYTVMHTTDQASLILMIAVGPSLVAIAMMFVIRPVGGHLQARPSDKNSFVFIYTICLLLASYLAGVKLVQDFLQLSDDMVVFLTVILFVLLVSPIAIPVTLTLMSKTEYPIGEALLSESEPLTGEGSTSQDAQAILSEVEDKCGDIDAALPPSKRRNRRPHLGENFTMMEALGKADFWLIWMSFLLGSGSGLTVMDNLGQMSQAVGFKDVHIFVSLTSIWNFLGRVGGGYFSEIIVRQLAYPRHIALAVSQILIATAHFLFAMAWPGTMYIGTFLVGLGYGAHWAIVPAAVSELFGIKHFGAMYNFLALANPTGSLIFSGLITSTLYDYEAETQAHQHRQVMALASPRLLHNAGFFADGLKCEGSVCFFVSSLIMSLLCVIGAGLSLIIVHRTKRVYAHLYRSVCT; the protein is encoded by the exons ATGGGGAAGCTCGCGGAGAGGCTGAGGGCCTTCTCCAGGAACCGATGGCTGGTGTTGGTGGCCGCAATGTGGGTGCAGTCCATGGCCGGCGTCGGCtacctcttcggcgccatctcgcCGGTGCTCAAGGCCAGCCTCGGGTACAACCAGCGGCAGGTGGCCGCGCTGGCCGTCGCCAAGAACCTCGGGGGCTACGTGGGCGTCGTCGCCGGCACGCTCTCGGCCGCGCTGCCGGCGTGGGCGATGCTGCTCATGGGCGCGGCGCAGAACCTCCTCGGCTACGGCTGGCTCTGGCTCATCGTCGCCAGGCAGGCGCCGCCGCTGAACCTCTGGATG ATGTGCGTTCTCATATTCATTGGAAACAACAGCGCCACATACTTCAACACAGCTTCGCTCGTGACATGCGTCCAGAACTTCCCGAGGAGCAGGGGCCCAATGGTGGGCATCCTGAAAGGATTCCTGGGCCTAACCAGCGCTATTCTGACACAAGTCTACACAGTAATGCACACAACAGACCAGGCTTCGCTTATCTTGATGATCGCTGTTGGTCCATCGCTGGTTGCCATTGCTATGATGTTTGTTATCAGGCCAGTTGGAGGTCACCTGCAGGCGCGTCCATCTGACAAGAATAGCTTCGTGTTCATCTACACCATATGCCTGCTTCTCGCCTCATATCTTGCTGGTGTCAAACTAGTCCAAGATTTCCTGCAACTGTCTGACGATATGGTAGTTTTTCTCACTGTGATTCTGTTCGTCCTTCTTGTTTCGCCGATCGCGATCCCTGTGACCTTGACGCTAATGTCGAAAACTGAGTATCCGATTGGAGAGGCCCTCCTATCTGAATCTGAACCACTAACAGGAGAGGGAAGCACTTCACAAGATGCACAGGCCATTTTAAGTGAGGTGGAAGACAAGTGTGGGGACATTGACGCAGCATTGCCTCCATCTAAAAGGAGGAACAGGAGACCACACCTAGGGGAGAACTTCACCATGATGGAGGCACTGGGGAAGGCTGATTTTTGGCTTATCTGGATGTCATTTTTGCTTGGGTCAGGATCAGGGCTGACAGTGATGGACAATCTGGGTCAGATGAGCCAGGCTGTTGGATTCAAAGATGTGCATATCTTCGTGTCATTGACGAGCATATGGAACTTCCTTGGCCGTGTTGGAGGTGGCTACTTCTCTGAGATCATCGTCAG GCAACTTGCGTATCCAAGGCACATAGCACTAGCAGTTTCTCAGATCCTGATTGCTACTGCACATTTCCTCTTTGCTATGGCTTGGCCAGGAACCATGTATATCGGGACCTTCCTGGTTGGACTCGGATATGGAGCTCATTGGGCCATTGTGCCGGCTGCTGTCTCTGAACTTTTCGGCATAAAACACTTTGGTGCAATGTACAATTTTCTCGCTCTAGCAAACCCCACAGGATCCCTTATCTTCTCAGGCCTTATTACGAGTACCCTGTATGATTATGAAGCTGAGACACAAGCTCACCAACATCGTCAGGTCATGGCATTGGCGTCTCCAAGGTTGCTTCACAATGCAGGCTTTTTTGCTGATGGACTCAAGTGTGAAGGGTCTGTTTGCTTCTTTGTCAGCTCTCTGATTATGTCGTTGCTGTGCGTTATTGGAGccggcttgagcctcatcattgTTCACAGGACCAAGCGGGTTTACGCTCATCTATATCGGTCTGTATGCACATGA